A DNA window from Desulfobacterales bacterium contains the following coding sequences:
- a CDS encoding DEAD/DEAH box helicase, whose protein sequence is MRSGIKKRDPRRHRYRNEPPDTPAPHPLKPAADAGLKKVFAEIGTPEQRPFQPDPFQLAALAAIERSDCLVSVPTGAGKTWIAQKAMERIHKIGGQSWYASPLKALSNSKYAEFSRIFGSENVGILTGDRKENPGAPMIVGTTEILRNQLYDAMSQGATLSTDLVILDEAHFLGDQERGVVWEEVMIYLPQRISLLMLSATIGNADQIAGWLQSIRKKPCEIVQSNDRPVPLYPLFFHPSGELLPFFGQSAKGKKQRLHKKVREYLTEKPRPQLSPRGKLPPFGAMLRVLRKYNLLPAIFFLKSRADCDAALEKCLENPLPEPERKFAISDVIEQFAAQSPRIAHHRQRSHLENLAVGAHHAGQLPIWKILVENLMTQGLLDAVFATSTVAAGMNFPARTVVFFNTDRFNGKEFMPLSATEFHQMTGRAGRRGIDHIGFALAAPSKFLDIPLTADLLASPPSDVDSQIRINFSMTLNLLLSHTPEEIRNLLTRSFADYQSRRRKARFSPTADSTENLLWQDFLRHLSLLSDKGYVTENGMLTEDGIWASQLRVDQPLLIAEGLQLGLLPASDPALLAGLIAALVYDRETEDRMIRPLLPKKLISAFLSVKRGLTPLAAEMTALGFSVRPLLIKPAAAVYAWARHYPWDKLAPTAEMEEGDLAMLILRTADHLRHIRTLTQAFPETAQAAAEAVTLLLKEPVLTDDVR, encoded by the coding sequence GTGCGAAGTGGCATCAAGAAGCGCGATCCGCGCCGCCACCGTTATCGAAACGAACCACCGGACACACCCGCGCCTCACCCCTTAAAGCCGGCAGCGGATGCCGGTCTGAAAAAGGTGTTCGCTGAGATCGGCACACCGGAACAACGGCCGTTTCAACCCGATCCATTTCAACTCGCGGCCCTGGCCGCAATCGAGCGTTCCGATTGCCTGGTTTCTGTGCCCACGGGAGCCGGGAAAACCTGGATCGCTCAAAAAGCCATGGAGCGGATTCACAAGATCGGCGGTCAATCCTGGTACGCCTCGCCGCTCAAAGCACTCAGCAACTCAAAATATGCTGAATTCAGCCGGATTTTCGGCTCCGAAAATGTCGGCATTCTCACCGGGGATCGAAAAGAAAACCCGGGCGCTCCCATGATTGTCGGCACAACGGAAATTCTGAGAAATCAGCTTTACGATGCCATGAGCCAGGGTGCCACCCTGAGTACGGATCTGGTAATTCTCGATGAAGCCCATTTTCTGGGCGATCAAGAGCGCGGTGTCGTCTGGGAAGAGGTGATGATCTATCTTCCGCAAAGAATCTCGCTGCTAATGCTCTCGGCCACCATCGGAAATGCGGATCAGATTGCCGGCTGGCTGCAATCGATCCGGAAAAAACCGTGTGAAATCGTTCAGTCAAACGACCGGCCGGTTCCGCTGTATCCGCTGTTTTTCCACCCTTCCGGTGAGCTGTTGCCCTTTTTCGGTCAAAGCGCCAAGGGAAAAAAACAGCGGCTTCATAAAAAGGTTCGGGAATATTTAACGGAAAAACCCCGGCCGCAGCTATCCCCTCGCGGCAAACTGCCGCCGTTTGGCGCCATGCTTCGGGTGTTGCGCAAATATAACCTGCTGCCGGCAATTTTTTTTCTCAAATCCCGGGCGGACTGCGATGCGGCGCTTGAAAAATGCCTGGAAAATCCGCTTCCCGAACCGGAACGCAAATTCGCCATCAGCGATGTGATCGAGCAGTTTGCCGCCCAAAGCCCCCGCATCGCGCACCACCGCCAGCGAAGCCATCTGGAAAACCTGGCCGTGGGGGCGCATCATGCCGGTCAGTTGCCCATCTGGAAAATTCTCGTTGAAAATCTCATGACACAAGGGTTGCTCGATGCGGTCTTTGCCACCTCGACGGTGGCGGCCGGAATGAACTTTCCGGCCCGAACGGTTGTTTTTTTTAATACGGACCGGTTTAACGGCAAGGAGTTCATGCCGCTGAGCGCCACGGAGTTTCATCAAATGACCGGGCGGGCGGGCAGGCGCGGCATCGATCACATCGGGTTCGCCCTGGCGGCACCGAGCAAATTTCTGGACATTCCCCTCACCGCCGATCTGCTGGCCTCGCCGCCGTCCGATGTGGACAGCCAGATTCGGATTAACTTCTCCATGACGCTGAACCTTCTGCTTTCCCACACGCCTGAAGAAATTCGGAACCTGTTGACCCGCTCCTTTGCCGATTATCAAAGCCGCCGAAGAAAGGCACGGTTTTCGCCAACCGCGGACAGCACGGAAAACCTTCTGTGGCAGGATTTTCTTCGCCACCTGAGTTTGTTGTCGGACAAGGGCTATGTCACGGAAAACGGCATGCTGACCGAGGACGGAATCTGGGCGTCCCAACTGCGGGTCGATCAGCCATTGTTGATTGCCGAGGGCCTTCAACTGGGCCTGTTGCCCGCATCTGATCCTGCCCTGCTGGCGGGGCTCATCGCGGCGTTGGTGTATGACCGGGAAACCGAGGATCGAATGATTCGCCCGCTTTTGCCCAAAAAGCTGATTAGCGCGTTTCTGTCGGTCAAGCGGGGGCTTACGCCGCTGGCTGCGGAAATGACGGCACTCGGATTTTCAGTCCGCCCGTTGCTGATCAAACCGGCAGCGGCGGTGTATGCCTGGGCTCGTCATTACCCATGGGACAAACTGGCGCCAACCGCGGAAATGGAGGAAGGGGACCTGGCCATGCTGATTCTAAGAACCGCAGACCATTTGCGCCACATTCGAACCCTGACGCAAGCCTTTCCGGAAACCGCACAAGCCGCTGCGGAAGCGGTGACGCTTCTATTAAAAGAACCGGTTTTGACGGACGATGTTAGATAG
- a CDS encoding multiheme c-type cytochrome yields the protein MNRWIVRAMIISVVFGIYAAVSLFSNEALAENLPKEKAFRIERSMPKEAMACIACHRQEHPGLFSDWAKSRHANANVTCLDCHMAESFDKDVSVSHYKQYERADAPYGTAEYKVPVTAVVTPKDCSRCHPDEAAQYARSKHANTMEIIWKIDPWLNQGMNSDFERASGCYHCHGTILSMKDGMLDPETWPNVGVGRINMDGSKGSCTSCHTRHMFSVMEARKPEACGQCHLGPDHPQIEIFMESKHGDIYTAHGDDYNWTAAAGTWTPGVDFRGPTCASCHMSGAGTVLTSHDVTERLSWETQAPLTIRPEEFKPFPAKTNWQVERDKMKEVCMQCHGKTWVDAHYVQLDKTISEYNEIYYKPAKQIFDALNEKGLLDNTRMFDEALEVEFYELWHHEGRRARFGAAMMAPDYAWWHGFYECKKRYVGFMEEANELIKHNQKAYKAEDFPNATGKTTKPAMLFPANQQ from the coding sequence ATGAACCGTTGGATTGTAAGGGCGATGATAATCAGCGTCGTGTTTGGCATTTATGCGGCAGTTTCCCTGTTCTCGAATGAAGCGTTGGCGGAGAATTTGCCGAAAGAAAAAGCGTTTCGAATCGAGCGAAGCATGCCCAAGGAGGCCATGGCCTGCATCGCTTGCCATCGCCAGGAACACCCGGGGCTGTTTTCGGACTGGGCCAAGAGCCGTCATGCCAATGCCAATGTGACTTGCCTGGATTGCCATATGGCTGAGTCCTTTGACAAGGATGTCAGCGTTTCCCATTATAAGCAATACGAACGGGCGGACGCGCCTTACGGTACCGCCGAGTACAAGGTGCCGGTGACCGCCGTGGTGACACCGAAGGACTGCTCCCGGTGCCATCCGGATGAAGCCGCCCAATATGCCCGAAGCAAACATGCCAACACCATGGAGATCATCTGGAAAATCGATCCATGGCTGAACCAGGGAATGAACAGTGATTTTGAGCGGGCATCCGGGTGCTATCACTGTCATGGCACCATTTTGAGCATGAAAGACGGGATGCTTGATCCGGAAACATGGCCCAATGTGGGGGTGGGACGAATCAATATGGACGGCAGCAAGGGATCTTGCACAAGTTGCCACACCCGGCACATGTTTTCAGTGATGGAAGCTCGAAAGCCCGAAGCCTGCGGGCAGTGTCACCTGGGGCCGGATCACCCGCAGATAGAAATATTCATGGAATCAAAGCACGGCGATATCTACACGGCCCATGGGGATGACTATAACTGGACCGCCGCAGCCGGCACCTGGACGCCCGGGGTGGATTTCAGAGGCCCCACCTGTGCTTCCTGCCATATGTCGGGCGCGGGTACGGTGTTGACGTCTCATGACGTGACCGAGCGGCTTTCCTGGGAAACTCAGGCGCCCCTGACCATTCGGCCGGAAGAATTCAAGCCCTTTCCGGCCAAAACCAATTGGCAGGTGGAGCGCGATAAAATGAAGGAAGTCTGCATGCAATGCCACGGCAAAACCTGGGTGGATGCGCATTATGTGCAACTGGATAAAACGATTTCGGAATATAACGAGATTTACTACAAGCCGGCCAAACAGATATTTGACGCGCTCAACGAAAAAGGGCTGCTGGATAACACGCGCATGTTTGACGAGGCGCTCGAAGTTGAATTTTATGAGCTTTGGCATCATGAGGGCCGTCGCGCCCGGTTCGGCGCGGCCATGATGGCGCCGGATTATGCCTGGTGGCACGGCTTTTATGAATGTAAAAAACGGTATGTCGGGTTTATGGAAGAAGCAAACGAGCTGATCAAACACAACCAAAAGGCATACAAGGCGGAAGATTTCCCCAATGCCACCGGAAAGACGACCAAGCCGGCCATGCTTTTTCCGGCTAACCAGCAGTAG
- a CDS encoding NapC/NirT family cytochrome c — protein sequence MKRSLKSVLLIGIGILIAFPIFSMTYYTMVRTSTPQFCASCHEIEFAYNTWKTSTHVNNAQGFVADCMDCHLPVPHDTINFFFSKTIHGIKDVAVHFLQDQYDHDKNRQAAYASLKNDQCLKCHRNILYIPNRRGAMLAHKTVLYPRPGYEKKCVDCHRDLVHNESPTYRYKQYWNSYRAQRL from the coding sequence ATGAAAAGAAGCCTGAAGTCCGTTTTGCTTATCGGTATTGGTATTCTCATTGCTTTCCCGATTTTCAGTATGACCTATTATACGATGGTGCGTACGTCTACCCCGCAGTTTTGCGCGTCATGCCATGAGATTGAGTTTGCTTATAATACCTGGAAAACTTCTACCCATGTCAACAATGCACAGGGATTTGTCGCGGATTGCATGGATTGCCACCTGCCCGTGCCTCACGATACCATCAACTTTTTTTTCAGCAAGACGATTCATGGTATTAAAGATGTCGCCGTGCATTTTTTGCAGGATCAATACGACCATGATAAGAACCGGCAGGCGGCCTATGCGAGCCTGAAAAATGATCAATGCCTGAAATGTCACCGGAACATATTATATATTCCGAACCGTCGGGGGGCGATGCTGGCCCATAAGACTGTGTTGTACCCCCGGCCCGGGTATGAGAAGAAATGTGTCGATTGTCATCGAGACCTTGTACATAATGAAAGTCCCACATACCGGTATAAGCAATACTGGAACAGTTACCGGGCGCAGCGGCTTTGA
- a CDS encoding serine acetyltransferase codes for MSENLKGPSSSYGNNTRKSVHVSEKEPKATREACKAELGTVTKYREQLPAIADKLIESCNDNECYVHVDYEPIPSRGSVIEIIDRFREIIFPGYFSRGKLDPVNLKYVMGQAATALYDLLVEQICNSIRHDCFRYDTACRDCGEESHRIALEMLASVPDLRKTLSKDVRATFEGDPAAKSYDEIIFSYPGLYAQTVYRIAHRLLELNVPVLPRIMTEYAHSHTGIDIHPGATIGEHFVIDHGTGIVIGETTDIGDHVRIYQGVTLGALSLPPDAGKRYRGKKRHPTIENEVIIYSGATILGGDTVIGARSVIGGNVWLTESVPPDTKVIMESPKLIYK; via the coding sequence ATGTCGGAAAATCTAAAAGGGCCATCTTCCTCCTACGGTAACAATACACGCAAAAGCGTGCATGTTTCCGAAAAAGAGCCTAAAGCCACTCGGGAAGCTTGCAAAGCAGAACTCGGAACCGTGACCAAATACCGGGAGCAGCTTCCGGCCATAGCAGACAAACTCATAGAGAGTTGCAATGACAATGAGTGTTATGTTCATGTGGATTATGAACCCATTCCCTCCCGGGGGTCCGTCATTGAAATTATCGACCGGTTCAGGGAGATTATTTTCCCGGGCTATTTTTCCCGTGGCAAACTTGATCCGGTAAATCTTAAATACGTTATGGGGCAGGCAGCCACCGCGCTTTACGATTTACTGGTGGAGCAAATCTGCAACAGCATTCGTCATGATTGCTTTCGCTATGATACTGCCTGCAGGGATTGCGGCGAAGAAAGCCACCGCATCGCCCTGGAAATGCTGGCCTCGGTACCGGATTTGAGAAAAACCTTATCCAAAGACGTCCGCGCCACTTTCGAAGGGGATCCGGCCGCGAAAAGTTACGATGAAATCATTTTCAGTTATCCGGGATTATATGCGCAGACCGTTTACCGCATCGCGCATCGGCTGCTGGAACTGAATGTGCCCGTATTGCCGAGAATCATGACCGAATACGCGCACAGCCATACCGGCATCGACATTCACCCGGGCGCCACTATCGGCGAACATTTCGTCATTGATCACGGAACAGGGATAGTCATCGGCGAAACAACGGATATCGGCGATCATGTCCGCATATACCAAGGAGTGACGCTCGGCGCGCTGTCCCTGCCGCCCGATGCGGGAAAGCGCTATCGGGGGAAAAAACGCCATCCGACCATTGAAAATGAGGTGATCATCTACTCGGGCGCAACGATTTTAGGCGGCGATACCGTTATCGGCGCTCGCTCCGTTATCGGCGGCAATGTGTGGTTGACCGAATCGGTGCCCCCCGATACGAAGGTTATTATGGAATCACCGAAACTGATATACAAATAG
- the cysK gene encoding cysteine synthase A, translating into MKIFPDVGATIGATPLVRLNRIAQGIEAELFAKLEFFNPLGSVKDRIAMAMIEDAEAQGKISPETLIVEPTSGNTGIALAFVCAARGYRLCLTMPETMSIERRHLLRHLGAELILTPGALGIKGAIEKANSLAANQSNSFMPDQFKNPANPEIHRKTTAEEIWRDTGGDIDILVAGIGTGGTITGVGQVIKQRNPNFKVIAVEPADSPVLSGGKPGPHKIQGIGAGFIPDVLDRSIMDDIVAVTNEDAFETARALARMEGILCGISSGAAVWAAMTVARKKEFKGKRIVAIIPSTGERYISTDLFKKD; encoded by the coding sequence ATGAAGATATTTCCCGATGTCGGCGCCACCATCGGCGCAACGCCTCTGGTCCGTCTCAACCGAATCGCGCAAGGCATAGAGGCCGAACTATTTGCCAAGCTGGAATTTTTCAACCCGCTGGGAAGCGTCAAAGACCGCATTGCAATGGCAATGATTGAAGACGCAGAAGCGCAGGGGAAGATTTCCCCGGAAACCCTGATTGTCGAACCCACCAGCGGCAACACGGGGATTGCCCTGGCTTTCGTTTGTGCAGCCCGGGGATACCGCCTTTGTCTGACCATGCCTGAAACCATGAGTATCGAACGCCGTCACCTGTTGAGGCATTTGGGCGCAGAACTCATTCTGACACCGGGTGCGCTCGGCATCAAAGGCGCTATCGAAAAAGCCAACAGCCTGGCGGCAAATCAGTCGAATTCCTTTATGCCCGATCAATTTAAAAACCCGGCCAACCCCGAAATTCACAGAAAGACAACAGCGGAGGAAATCTGGCGGGACACCGGCGGCGACATTGACATTCTCGTCGCGGGCATCGGCACGGGCGGCACCATTACCGGCGTGGGGCAGGTGATTAAACAACGAAATCCAAATTTTAAGGTCATCGCGGTGGAGCCGGCTGATTCACCGGTGCTCTCCGGTGGCAAGCCCGGCCCGCATAAAATTCAGGGCATCGGTGCGGGGTTTATTCCCGATGTGCTGGATCGAAGTATTATGGATGATATTGTCGCGGTCACCAACGAAGATGCATTTGAAACCGCCCGGGCGCTTGCCCGTATGGAGGGAATCCTGTGCGGCATCTCGTCGGGGGCTGCGGTTTGGGCCGCCATGACGGTAGCCCGCAAAAAAGAATTCAAGGGCAAACGAATCGTCGCCATTATCCCCAGCACGGGCGAACGCTACATCAGCACGGATCTTTTCAAAAAAGACTAA
- a CDS encoding class II fumarate hydratase produces MKPENPTRDETDALGSVRVPQHVYYGAQTQRAADNFPISGLVFPKSFIHALSLLKKCAAETNRELGLLSPELAAAIVTAANEVMAGKMADQFIVDVFQTGSGTSTNMNMNEVLASRANEILTGKKGGKVPVHPNDHVNQSQSSNDVIPSVIHMATLDQIKNRLTPALQGLFSALSAKAAEFEGIQKIGRTHLQDAVPISLGDEFSGYAAQIQRGLDRLAAVEGRLSELTLGGTAVGTGLNAPPLFADKAIARIASETGISFRKTGNHFQAQATQDTAVETSAILRTIATSLFKIANDIRWLSSGPRCGIGELTLPAMQPGSSIMPGKINPVIPEAVMQVAMQICGNDTTIMMAGQSGNFELNTALPVIAYNLLQSIELLSTASTVFNHKCVQGIDANRAACKAYLDKSLALATVLVPHIGYDRAAQLAKIAYEKGEKIPETARREKVLPDNILNMLFESK; encoded by the coding sequence ATGAAGCCTGAAAACCCAACCAGAGACGAGACAGACGCTCTCGGCAGCGTTCGTGTGCCGCAACATGTTTACTACGGCGCACAGACACAACGTGCAGCGGACAATTTCCCCATCAGCGGTCTGGTCTTCCCGAAGTCGTTCATTCACGCGCTATCGTTGCTGAAAAAATGCGCGGCCGAAACAAACCGGGAACTCGGACTGCTGTCACCTGAACTTGCGGCGGCTATCGTTACCGCCGCAAATGAGGTGATGGCTGGAAAAATGGCGGATCAATTTATCGTGGATGTTTTTCAAACCGGGTCCGGCACATCCACCAATATGAATATGAATGAAGTTCTGGCGTCCCGTGCCAATGAAATTCTCACCGGGAAAAAGGGCGGGAAAGTACCCGTTCACCCGAATGATCACGTCAATCAGAGCCAATCGAGCAATGACGTGATACCATCGGTTATTCATATGGCCACCCTGGACCAGATCAAAAACAGGTTAACCCCTGCACTGCAGGGTCTTTTCTCAGCCCTGTCCGCAAAGGCGGCGGAATTTGAAGGCATCCAAAAAATCGGTCGTACCCACCTTCAGGATGCCGTGCCCATCAGCCTTGGAGACGAGTTTTCCGGATATGCGGCACAAATTCAACGCGGTCTTGATCGCCTTGCCGCCGTGGAAGGCAGGCTCTCGGAACTCACGCTCGGGGGAACCGCCGTCGGTACCGGCCTCAATGCCCCGCCGCTATTCGCAGACAAGGCCATTGCGCGCATCGCTTCAGAAACCGGAATTTCTTTTCGTAAAACCGGCAACCATTTTCAGGCACAGGCTACTCAGGATACAGCGGTGGAAACCAGTGCTATTCTGCGAACCATTGCCACCAGCCTTTTTAAAATTGCAAATGATATCAGGTGGCTTTCGTCCGGTCCCCGTTGCGGCATCGGAGAGCTGACCCTTCCCGCCATGCAGCCGGGCTCCTCCATCATGCCGGGGAAAATCAACCCGGTCATTCCCGAAGCGGTCATGCAGGTGGCAATGCAGATCTGCGGCAATGACACAACGATTATGATGGCGGGACAATCCGGCAATTTCGAACTGAATACGGCCTTGCCTGTCATTGCATACAACTTGCTGCAATCCATAGAACTGCTTTCCACCGCATCCACCGTTTTCAACCATAAATGTGTTCAGGGTATCGACGCCAACCGGGCGGCCTGCAAGGCATATCTTGATAAAAGTTTAGCCCTGGCGACAGTGCTGGTTCCCCACATCGGCTATGACCGAGCAGCGCAACTTGCTAAAATCGCTTATGAAAAAGGGGAAAAAATTCCGGAAACGGCAAGAAGGGAAAAAGTGCTGCCTGATAATATACTGAATATGCTGTTTGAATCAAAATAG
- a CDS encoding ABC transporter substrate-binding protein produces the protein MGTRKLLILLPVVTLIVLLQSYFWVPTYEAQTKGNPHRLDDYITGSIGDAGMLNPILSSDSASSEIEALVFEGLIDRDEQLRYRGRLAKDWQIYEEAYFYINETALIPGFARAASAEAVAAFLKETLPKAWPHVTEVSLLPPERFDIEKNGSDNALPAEAKKITVSISAPARIKLTLSRVDPELFENLGTFLGPNYFKAFPSEKYVSFPSPVSDATSLAAALLPSTEHNPILLFHLRPNVTFHDGHGVDARDVQFTYEAIVNPRNLSPRIPDYEPVKAVQVVDPLTVKIIYKRLYSPAISSWAMGILPEHLLNDQALKKEAGRLGKDPSDFSMRNSGVNQHPVGCGPFRFREWRSDQHIVLDRFDDYWEGAPHYKRYIFRIIPDVLTQEMEFYAGTVDNYGVQPHQVARLVKDTRFQNFSGVSFGYSYIGYNMRREPFNDPRVRRALGMAIDTNKIIRYVLDGQAEPITGPFVKQTDYYNHEVPPLAYDPEGALALLASAGWKKNSRGILEKNGKPFQFTLITNNGNDQRRAILAIAQDAWKRIGIDVRTDLLEWSVFIQKRVNQLDFDALILGWQMGIDPDLYQLWHSSQTNPYQLNFVSFKNPEADDLIIKIRQEYNHERQVAYCRRLHRIIADAQPYTFLYVGKWTAVLDKRIVIKETGPDGHSRYKKITPTKTGNFNFHFNRWIKLSEPPVFAAGG, from the coding sequence ATGGGCACCAGAAAACTTCTTATTTTGCTCCCGGTCGTCACCCTCATCGTACTGCTTCAGTCTTATTTTTGGGTGCCGACCTACGAAGCGCAAACCAAGGGAAACCCGCATCGGCTTGATGATTATATTACCGGATCCATAGGAGATGCCGGCATGCTCAATCCGATTTTATCCTCGGATTCGGCCAGCAGTGAAATCGAGGCACTGGTGTTCGAGGGATTAATCGACAGGGATGAGCAGTTGCGCTATCGGGGACGCCTTGCCAAAGATTGGCAAATTTATGAGGAAGCCTATTTTTATATCAACGAAACCGCCCTCATTCCGGGATTCGCCCGGGCAGCCAGTGCCGAGGCGGTGGCGGCGTTTTTGAAGGAAACCCTCCCCAAGGCTTGGCCTCATGTAACCGAAGTATCGCTGCTACCGCCGGAACGCTTTGACATCGAGAAAAACGGTTCCGATAACGCCCTTCCCGCTGAAGCAAAGAAAATCACCGTTTCCATTTCGGCACCGGCCCGCATCAAGCTGACCCTTTCCCGGGTCGACCCGGAACTTTTTGAAAACCTCGGCACATTTCTCGGCCCGAATTATTTTAAGGCCTTTCCGTCCGAAAAATATGTAAGCTTTCCCTCCCCGGTTTCCGATGCCACCTCTCTTGCCGCTGCGCTTCTACCGTCAACCGAGCACAATCCGATCCTTCTGTTTCATCTGCGGCCGAATGTCACCTTTCACGACGGGCATGGGGTGGATGCAAGGGATGTCCAATTCACCTATGAAGCGATCGTTAATCCCCGAAACCTCTCCCCCAGAATTCCGGATTATGAACCGGTCAAAGCCGTGCAGGTGGTAGACCCGCTGACGGTCAAAATCATTTATAAACGGCTTTACTCTCCTGCCATTTCAAGCTGGGCCATGGGGATTTTACCGGAGCACCTGCTTAACGATCAGGCGTTAAAAAAAGAAGCCGGCCGCCTGGGAAAAGATCCGTCCGATTTTTCCATGAGAAACAGCGGGGTTAACCAGCACCCGGTGGGGTGCGGTCCGTTCAGATTTCGGGAATGGCGTTCCGATCAGCACATCGTACTCGACCGGTTTGATGACTACTGGGAAGGCGCCCCCCACTACAAGCGGTATATTTTTCGCATCATTCCCGATGTCCTCACGCAGGAAATGGAGTTTTACGCAGGAACAGTCGATAATTACGGGGTTCAACCCCATCAGGTGGCGCGCCTGGTCAAGGACACGAGATTTCAAAATTTTTCGGGCGTCTCCTTTGGTTATTCCTACATCGGCTACAACATGCGGCGTGAGCCCTTTAACGATCCCAGAGTCCGCCGGGCGCTGGGAATGGCCATCGATACGAATAAAATCATTCGGTATGTGCTTGACGGGCAGGCGGAGCCCATCACCGGCCCTTTTGTCAAACAAACGGACTATTATAATCATGAGGTGCCGCCGCTTGCCTACGACCCCGAGGGCGCCCTGGCCCTGCTGGCATCCGCGGGCTGGAAAAAAAACAGCCGGGGCATTCTTGAAAAAAACGGCAAGCCTTTCCAGTTCACCCTGATCACGAATAACGGAAACGATCAGCGCCGTGCCATTTTGGCCATTGCGCAGGATGCCTGGAAACGGATCGGCATTGATGTGCGCACGGATTTATTGGAATGGTCGGTGTTTATTCAAAAACGGGTTAATCAGCTCGATTTTGACGCGCTGATTCTGGGCTGGCAGATGGGCATCGACCCGGATCTTTACCAACTCTGGCATTCAAGTCAGACAAACCCTTACCAACTCAATTTTGTAAGCTTTAAAAACCCCGAGGCCGACGATCTGATCATTAAAATCAGGCAGGAATACAACCATGAACGCCAGGTCGCTTATTGCCGTCGCCTGCACCGGATTATCGCCGACGCCCAGCCCTATACCTTTCTCTATGTGGGCAAATGGACGGCGGTATTGGACAAGCGCATTGTGATCAAGGAAACCGGCCCGGACGGCCATTCACGGTATAAAAAGATTACCCCGACGAAAACCGGAAATTTCAACTTCCATTTCAACCGATGGATCAAGCTCAGTGAACCGCCGGTATTTGCGGCGGGAGGCTAA
- a CDS encoding ABC transporter permease encodes MLSFIGRSLTQKLVTLFFVSIVSFLIIHLAPGKPSQVDPLNPKFTPEVVERFRKAFHLDKPLHVQYWYFYRNLFTGNTLSWKDNQPVLKKIWERFINSLPLFIVGTILTWTLSFPVGIRSAIRRGGVFDRSATFIAYLLISIPGFYFAYILIIFVVKWFHVPVIGMETFGMADAPPLVMVMDRIWHLVIPSVLGATGGIAFLSRYVRSQMLEVQSQDYVRTARAKGLPAEMVYYKHALRNALLPFVTMFGLILPGLIGGSVIIESIFSWPGMGRMAYEAILARDYPVILTVNFVSAILVLMGTLLSDLLYTIVDPRIRLS; translated from the coding sequence ATGCTTTCATTTATCGGCCGCAGCCTGACCCAGAAACTTGTAACGCTTTTTTTTGTTTCCATTGTCTCGTTTCTGATCATTCATTTGGCCCCCGGAAAACCGAGTCAGGTGGATCCGCTGAATCCCAAGTTCACGCCTGAAGTGGTCGAGCGGTTTCGCAAGGCCTTTCATCTGGATAAACCCCTGCATGTGCAATACTGGTATTTTTACAGAAACCTCTTTACCGGAAACACCCTTTCCTGGAAGGATAACCAACCGGTCTTAAAAAAAATATGGGAACGGTTTATCAACAGCCTGCCGCTGTTTATCGTGGGCACCATTTTAACCTGGACCTTGTCGTTCCCGGTAGGAATCCGTTCGGCCATTCGCCGTGGCGGCGTGTTTGATCGAAGCGCCACCTTTATCGCCTACCTTCTCATTTCCATTCCTGGCTTTTATTTCGCCTATATTTTAATCATCTTTGTGGTAAAATGGTTTCATGTGCCGGTGATCGGCATGGAAACCTTCGGCATGGCCGACGCCCCACCACTCGTCATGGTCATGGACCGGATTTGGCATCTGGTGATTCCTTCGGTGCTGGGCGCCACCGGCGGAATCGCATTTTTATCCCGATACGTGCGAAGCCAGATGCTGGAAGTGCAAAGCCAGGATTACGTCCGAACCGCCCGCGCCAAGGGCTTGCCCGCGGAAATGGTGTATTATAAGCATGCCCTGAGAAATGCGCTGCTTCCGTTTGTCACCATGTTCGGCCTGATCCTGCCGGGGCTGATCGGCGGATCGGTCATCATCGAGTCGATTTTCTCGTGGCCCGGCATGGGCCGCATGGCGTATGAGGCCATTCTTGCCAGGGATTATCCGGTGATTTTAACCGTCAACTTTGTTTCGGCCATTCTGGTATTGATGGGAACCCTTCTATCAGATCTCTTATACACGATCGTTGATCCAAGGATACGCCTGTCATGA